From a single Paramisgurnus dabryanus chromosome 17, PD_genome_1.1, whole genome shotgun sequence genomic region:
- the LOC135761026 gene encoding MAPK/MAK/MRK overlapping kinase-like isoform X1 yields the protein MDRRSHLTSRDYRVIRKIGEGTFSEVMKVQSLKDGKYYACKTMKQPIDSVDQANSLREVQAMKRLSPHLNILQLHELIYDQDSGSLSLICELMEMNIYEFIKGRQYPLPESKVKHYVYQLCRSLDHMHSNGIFHRDVKPENILIKNDVLKLADFGSCRSIYSRPPHTEYISTRWYRAPECLLTDGHYSEKMDMWSAGCVFFEILSSSPLFPGHNELDQLNKIHNVLGTPDSTLLKKFKQSRAMSFDFPIRKGCGISQLIPHCSAASLSVLHLMLTYDPEERISARAALQHPCFRELRIAERKAARLRKVLGAVEGVSGGTPASVDHLWRIARQGRRQHLKQTGDPLSRRNASHFPLELPKLNVVVPTPKVPYPVSTFPALTISHRASLPAISKKCQSRLTKVIISSIQPKEESQRLQRYYIPPLKRNADHY from the exons ATGGACCGCAGGAGTCATCTGACGAGCAGAG ATTATAGAGTCATCAGGAAGATCGGAGAGGGAACTTTCTCTGAGGTGATGAAGGTGCAGAGTCTGAAAGACGGCAAATATTACGCCTGTAAAACCATGAAACAGCCCATAGACAG TGTGGATCAGGCGAACAGTCTGAGAGAAGTTCAAGCCATGAAGAGACTCAGTCCACATCTCAACATCCTTCAGCTTCATGAACTCATCTa TGACCAGGACTCTGGAAGTCTGTCACTGATATGTGAACTTATGGAAATGAACATATATGAATTCATTAAAG GACGGCAGTATCCTTTGCCCGAGAGTAAAGTCAAACATTATGTGTATCAGTTGTGCAGATCTCTCGATCACATGCACAG CAATGGAATATTCCACAGAGATGTGAAGCCAGAGAACATCTTGATCAAA AATGATGTGCTAAAGCTGGCAGACTTCGGTTCCTGCAGGAGCATCTACTCCAGACCTCCTCACACTGAATACATCTCCACACGCTGGTACAGAGCACCTGAATGTTTACTCACAGATGGACACTATTCTGAGAAGATGGACATGTGGAGCGCAGGATGTGTCTTCTTTGAAATCCTCAG CTCGAGTCCTCTATTCCCTGGACATAATGAGCTGGACCAGTTGAACAAAATCCACAATGTTCTGGGCACACCAGACAGCACGCTGTTGAAGAAGTTCAAACA GTCTCGTGCCATGAGCTTCGATTTTCCAATTCGCAAAGGCTGCGGGATTTCTCAGCTCATTCCTCACTGTTCTGCTGCTAGTCTGTCTGTGCTGCACCTGATGTTGACCTATGACCCTGAGGAACGCATCAGCGCCCGCGCAGCTCTGCAGCACCCCTGCTTCAGAGAACTGCG GATTGCAGAGAGAAAAGCAGCAAGACTGCGAAAGGTCCTCGGAGCCGTCGAGGGAGTGTCTGGTGGGACGCCGGCATCTGTCGATCATCTGTGGCGAATCGCACGGCAGGGCAGAAGACAG CACCTAAAGCAGACCGGTGACCCTCTTAGTAGACGAAACGCTTCTCATTTTCCTCTGGAGCTTCCGAAACTCAACGTTGTGGTGCCGACTCCTAAAGTCCCCTATCCAGTGTCCACCTTCCCTGCCCTGACAATTTCACATCGCGCCTCTCTGCCTGCCATCTCCAAAAAGTGCCAGTCACGTCTGACCAAAGTAATCATCTCTTCTATTCAG
- the LOC135761026 gene encoding MAPK/MAK/MRK overlapping kinase-like isoform X3: protein MNHYRVIRKIGEGTFSEVMKVQSLKDGKYYACKTMKQPIDSVDQANSLREVQAMKRLSPHLNILQLHELIYDQDSGSLSLICELMEMNIYEFIKGRQYPLPESKVKHYVYQLCRSLDHMHSNGIFHRDVKPENILIKNDVLKLADFGSCRSIYSRPPHTEYISTRWYRAPECLLTDGHYSEKMDMWSAGCVFFEILSSSPLFPGHNELDQLNKIHNVLGTPDSTLLKKFKQSRAMSFDFPIRKGCGISQLIPHCSAASLSVLHLMLTYDPEERISARAALQHPCFRELRIAERKAARLRKVLGAVEGVSGGTPASVDHLWRIARQGRRQHLKQTGDPLSRRNASHFPLELPKLNVVVPTPKVPYPVSTFPALTISHRASLPAISKKCQSRLTKVIISSIQPKEESQRLQRYYIPPLKRNADHY, encoded by the exons ATGAACC ATTATAGAGTCATCAGGAAGATCGGAGAGGGAACTTTCTCTGAGGTGATGAAGGTGCAGAGTCTGAAAGACGGCAAATATTACGCCTGTAAAACCATGAAACAGCCCATAGACAG TGTGGATCAGGCGAACAGTCTGAGAGAAGTTCAAGCCATGAAGAGACTCAGTCCACATCTCAACATCCTTCAGCTTCATGAACTCATCTa TGACCAGGACTCTGGAAGTCTGTCACTGATATGTGAACTTATGGAAATGAACATATATGAATTCATTAAAG GACGGCAGTATCCTTTGCCCGAGAGTAAAGTCAAACATTATGTGTATCAGTTGTGCAGATCTCTCGATCACATGCACAG CAATGGAATATTCCACAGAGATGTGAAGCCAGAGAACATCTTGATCAAA AATGATGTGCTAAAGCTGGCAGACTTCGGTTCCTGCAGGAGCATCTACTCCAGACCTCCTCACACTGAATACATCTCCACACGCTGGTACAGAGCACCTGAATGTTTACTCACAGATGGACACTATTCTGAGAAGATGGACATGTGGAGCGCAGGATGTGTCTTCTTTGAAATCCTCAG CTCGAGTCCTCTATTCCCTGGACATAATGAGCTGGACCAGTTGAACAAAATCCACAATGTTCTGGGCACACCAGACAGCACGCTGTTGAAGAAGTTCAAACA GTCTCGTGCCATGAGCTTCGATTTTCCAATTCGCAAAGGCTGCGGGATTTCTCAGCTCATTCCTCACTGTTCTGCTGCTAGTCTGTCTGTGCTGCACCTGATGTTGACCTATGACCCTGAGGAACGCATCAGCGCCCGCGCAGCTCTGCAGCACCCCTGCTTCAGAGAACTGCG GATTGCAGAGAGAAAAGCAGCAAGACTGCGAAAGGTCCTCGGAGCCGTCGAGGGAGTGTCTGGTGGGACGCCGGCATCTGTCGATCATCTGTGGCGAATCGCACGGCAGGGCAGAAGACAG CACCTAAAGCAGACCGGTGACCCTCTTAGTAGACGAAACGCTTCTCATTTTCCTCTGGAGCTTCCGAAACTCAACGTTGTGGTGCCGACTCCTAAAGTCCCCTATCCAGTGTCCACCTTCCCTGCCCTGACAATTTCACATCGCGCCTCTCTGCCTGCCATCTCCAAAAAGTGCCAGTCACGTCTGACCAAAGTAATCATCTCTTCTATTCAG
- the LOC135761026 gene encoding MAPK/MAK/MRK overlapping kinase-like isoform X4, translated as MKRLSPHLNILQLHELIYDQDSGSLSLICELMEMNIYEFIKGRQYPLPESKVKHYVYQLCRSLDHMHSNGIFHRDVKPENILIKNDVLKLADFGSCRSIYSRPPHTEYISTRWYRAPECLLTDGHYSEKMDMWSAGCVFFEILSSSPLFPGHNELDQLNKIHNVLGTPDSTLLKKFKQSRAMSFDFPIRKGCGISQLIPHCSAASLSVLHLMLTYDPEERISARAALQHPCFRELRIAERKAARLRKVLGAVEGVSGGTPASVDHLWRIARQGRRQHLKQTGDPLSRRNASHFPLELPKLNVVVPTPKVPYPVSTFPALTISHRASLPAISKKCQSRLTKVIISSIQPKEESQRLQRYYIPPLKRNADHY; from the exons ATGAAGAGACTCAGTCCACATCTCAACATCCTTCAGCTTCATGAACTCATCTa TGACCAGGACTCTGGAAGTCTGTCACTGATATGTGAACTTATGGAAATGAACATATATGAATTCATTAAAG GACGGCAGTATCCTTTGCCCGAGAGTAAAGTCAAACATTATGTGTATCAGTTGTGCAGATCTCTCGATCACATGCACAG CAATGGAATATTCCACAGAGATGTGAAGCCAGAGAACATCTTGATCAAA AATGATGTGCTAAAGCTGGCAGACTTCGGTTCCTGCAGGAGCATCTACTCCAGACCTCCTCACACTGAATACATCTCCACACGCTGGTACAGAGCACCTGAATGTTTACTCACAGATGGACACTATTCTGAGAAGATGGACATGTGGAGCGCAGGATGTGTCTTCTTTGAAATCCTCAG CTCGAGTCCTCTATTCCCTGGACATAATGAGCTGGACCAGTTGAACAAAATCCACAATGTTCTGGGCACACCAGACAGCACGCTGTTGAAGAAGTTCAAACA GTCTCGTGCCATGAGCTTCGATTTTCCAATTCGCAAAGGCTGCGGGATTTCTCAGCTCATTCCTCACTGTTCTGCTGCTAGTCTGTCTGTGCTGCACCTGATGTTGACCTATGACCCTGAGGAACGCATCAGCGCCCGCGCAGCTCTGCAGCACCCCTGCTTCAGAGAACTGCG GATTGCAGAGAGAAAAGCAGCAAGACTGCGAAAGGTCCTCGGAGCCGTCGAGGGAGTGTCTGGTGGGACGCCGGCATCTGTCGATCATCTGTGGCGAATCGCACGGCAGGGCAGAAGACAG CACCTAAAGCAGACCGGTGACCCTCTTAGTAGACGAAACGCTTCTCATTTTCCTCTGGAGCTTCCGAAACTCAACGTTGTGGTGCCGACTCCTAAAGTCCCCTATCCAGTGTCCACCTTCCCTGCCCTGACAATTTCACATCGCGCCTCTCTGCCTGCCATCTCCAAAAAGTGCCAGTCACGTCTGACCAAAGTAATCATCTCTTCTATTCAG
- the LOC135761026 gene encoding MAPK/MAK/MRK overlapping kinase-like isoform X2 — translation MDRRSHLTSRDYRVIRKIGEGTFSEVMKVQSLKDGKYYACKTMKQPIDSVDQANSLREVQAMKRLSPHLNILQLHELIYDQDSGSLSLICELMEMNIYEFIKGRQYPLPESKVKHYVYQLCRSLDHMHSNGIFHRDVKPENILIKNDVLKLADFGSCRSIYSRPPHTEYISTRWYRAPECLLTDGHYSEKMDMWSAGCVFFEILSSSPLFPGHNELDQLNKIHNVLGTPDSTLLKKFKQSRAMSFDFPIRKGCGISQLIPHCSAASLSVLHLMLTYDPEERISARAALQHPCFRELRIAERKAARLRKVLGAVEGVSGGTPASVDHLWRIARQGRRQHLKQTGDPLSRRNASHFPLELPKLNVVVPTPKVPYPVSTFPALTISHRASLPAISKKCQSRLTKPKEESQRLQRYYIPPLKRNADHY, via the exons ATGGACCGCAGGAGTCATCTGACGAGCAGAG ATTATAGAGTCATCAGGAAGATCGGAGAGGGAACTTTCTCTGAGGTGATGAAGGTGCAGAGTCTGAAAGACGGCAAATATTACGCCTGTAAAACCATGAAACAGCCCATAGACAG TGTGGATCAGGCGAACAGTCTGAGAGAAGTTCAAGCCATGAAGAGACTCAGTCCACATCTCAACATCCTTCAGCTTCATGAACTCATCTa TGACCAGGACTCTGGAAGTCTGTCACTGATATGTGAACTTATGGAAATGAACATATATGAATTCATTAAAG GACGGCAGTATCCTTTGCCCGAGAGTAAAGTCAAACATTATGTGTATCAGTTGTGCAGATCTCTCGATCACATGCACAG CAATGGAATATTCCACAGAGATGTGAAGCCAGAGAACATCTTGATCAAA AATGATGTGCTAAAGCTGGCAGACTTCGGTTCCTGCAGGAGCATCTACTCCAGACCTCCTCACACTGAATACATCTCCACACGCTGGTACAGAGCACCTGAATGTTTACTCACAGATGGACACTATTCTGAGAAGATGGACATGTGGAGCGCAGGATGTGTCTTCTTTGAAATCCTCAG CTCGAGTCCTCTATTCCCTGGACATAATGAGCTGGACCAGTTGAACAAAATCCACAATGTTCTGGGCACACCAGACAGCACGCTGTTGAAGAAGTTCAAACA GTCTCGTGCCATGAGCTTCGATTTTCCAATTCGCAAAGGCTGCGGGATTTCTCAGCTCATTCCTCACTGTTCTGCTGCTAGTCTGTCTGTGCTGCACCTGATGTTGACCTATGACCCTGAGGAACGCATCAGCGCCCGCGCAGCTCTGCAGCACCCCTGCTTCAGAGAACTGCG GATTGCAGAGAGAAAAGCAGCAAGACTGCGAAAGGTCCTCGGAGCCGTCGAGGGAGTGTCTGGTGGGACGCCGGCATCTGTCGATCATCTGTGGCGAATCGCACGGCAGGGCAGAAGACAG CACCTAAAGCAGACCGGTGACCCTCTTAGTAGACGAAACGCTTCTCATTTTCCTCTGGAGCTTCCGAAACTCAACGTTGTGGTGCCGACTCCTAAAGTCCCCTATCCAGTGTCCACCTTCCCTGCCCTGACAATTTCACATCGCGCCTCTCTGCCTGCCATCTCCAAAAAGTGCCAGTCACGTCTGACCAAA
- the LOC135761026 gene encoding MAPK/MAK/MRK overlapping kinase-like isoform X5, whose amino-acid sequence MDRRSHLTSRDYRVIRKIGEGTFSEVMKVQSLKDGKYYACKTMKQPIDSVDQANSLREVQAMKRLSPHLNILQLHELIYDQDSGSLSLICELMEMNIYEFIKGRQYPLPESKVKHYVYQLCRSLDHMHSNGIFHRDVKPENILIKNDVLKLADFGSCRSIYSRPPHTEYISTRWYRAPECLLTDGHYSEKMDMWSAGCVFFEILSSSPLFPGHNELDQLNKIHNVLGTPDSTLLKKFKQSRAMSFDFPIRKGCGISQLIPHCSAASLSVLHLMLTYDPEERISARAALQHPCFRELRIAERKAARLRKVLGAVEGVSGGTPASVDHLWRIARQGRRQPKEESQRLQRYYIPPLKRNADHY is encoded by the exons ATGGACCGCAGGAGTCATCTGACGAGCAGAG ATTATAGAGTCATCAGGAAGATCGGAGAGGGAACTTTCTCTGAGGTGATGAAGGTGCAGAGTCTGAAAGACGGCAAATATTACGCCTGTAAAACCATGAAACAGCCCATAGACAG TGTGGATCAGGCGAACAGTCTGAGAGAAGTTCAAGCCATGAAGAGACTCAGTCCACATCTCAACATCCTTCAGCTTCATGAACTCATCTa TGACCAGGACTCTGGAAGTCTGTCACTGATATGTGAACTTATGGAAATGAACATATATGAATTCATTAAAG GACGGCAGTATCCTTTGCCCGAGAGTAAAGTCAAACATTATGTGTATCAGTTGTGCAGATCTCTCGATCACATGCACAG CAATGGAATATTCCACAGAGATGTGAAGCCAGAGAACATCTTGATCAAA AATGATGTGCTAAAGCTGGCAGACTTCGGTTCCTGCAGGAGCATCTACTCCAGACCTCCTCACACTGAATACATCTCCACACGCTGGTACAGAGCACCTGAATGTTTACTCACAGATGGACACTATTCTGAGAAGATGGACATGTGGAGCGCAGGATGTGTCTTCTTTGAAATCCTCAG CTCGAGTCCTCTATTCCCTGGACATAATGAGCTGGACCAGTTGAACAAAATCCACAATGTTCTGGGCACACCAGACAGCACGCTGTTGAAGAAGTTCAAACA GTCTCGTGCCATGAGCTTCGATTTTCCAATTCGCAAAGGCTGCGGGATTTCTCAGCTCATTCCTCACTGTTCTGCTGCTAGTCTGTCTGTGCTGCACCTGATGTTGACCTATGACCCTGAGGAACGCATCAGCGCCCGCGCAGCTCTGCAGCACCCCTGCTTCAGAGAACTGCG GATTGCAGAGAGAAAAGCAGCAAGACTGCGAAAGGTCCTCGGAGCCGTCGAGGGAGTGTCTGGTGGGACGCCGGCATCTGTCGATCATCTGTGGCGAATCGCACGGCAGGGCAGAAGACAG